The Methanosphaera cuniculi sequence TACAAGTATGGTATCATCAGCATCTGTATTTTTATCTATATGGTAAACATTTACTTGTTTTGTTTTTCTGTTTGCTCGTTTAAGTTCATTAGCAACAGCTTTCCATATAGGAGCGTCTTGTGCAGATGATTGTTTGGTGAGGGATTTTATTAAATTTACAGTATTTGGGTTAGTTTTTGATAATTTCATTTTTACTATTCCTCCTCATTCATAAAATTTATGATATTATCTGCTTTTTCTGATAGTATATCACAAGCTATTGTAAGAACCTCTAGTGGTGTTAGTGATCCATCTGTTTCTATTTTGAAGATATATTTATTTTCTTCAAAGTCTACTTGTATTGCATTATCATCTTTAGCTGATAATCTTTGACATGTTCTACATGTTGAACAGTTTTCTATATCTACAACTACAAGTTCATCATTTTCTATTGCTAATACATTTCTTGGACATTCTTCAACATATTCTTCTAGATCTGTAAGTTTACTTTCATCTATTGTGATTTTTGGATAATACTTATATCCACATGTTGTTGTTGCTTGCCATTTTGCATGTTCTTTTCCAAGTCCTAGTTGTGCAATAGCTTCAAGTTCTACTTCTTCACCATCTCTGAGTCTTACTATTGGTATTGTATCATAAACTGGTTTTACATCTGGGTCGTCTGATTTAAGATCTTTTGAATATACTATTTTAGGACCTTTTTCTTTTAGAAGAAATGAAACGCTACACTTAGAACAACCTGATTCACAATCACATTCATCAGGTAGATTATATGAATCCATTTTAGTTACAATAGGTATTAATCCAAGTCTATGTGCTAATACTTCATCAAACATTTTCGCATCATTTTTGTAGATATTTACATCTTCAATTGCAAGTGTTGGAATTTCAACAAGACATATTCTTCTTATTGTATTAATAAATGTATCATCAACACCATCTACAACAAATACTGCTTTTTCGTCATCCTTTTTTCTAATTTTGATATTCATGTTATGACCCTTTCTATAATATTTTCATAATCCTTATGGTCTTCTACCTCTTTTACCACCAGGTCTACCAGTACCGTCGTGTGGTATAGGAGTTACATCTTCAATTTTACCAATTTTAATACCAGCTCTTGCTAATGCTCTTATTGTTGCTTGAGCACCAGGTCCTGGTGTTCTTGGACCATTTCCTCCAGAAGCTCGTACTTTAATATGAAGTCCAGCAATTCCTTTTTCTTTAATATCATCAGCTACTCTGTTTGCTGCTTCCATAGCTGCAAATGGTGATGATTCTTGTCTATCTGATCTTACTACTTTTCCACCAGACCATTGTGTGATGGTTTCAGCACCAGTAATATCTGTAACAGTTATAATAGTGTTGTTAAAAGATGAGTAAACGTGAGCTACACCCCATTTCTCTTTTTCTGCCATTTTATCACCTATAAAATTTTATATGATTAGTTTATAATAATAATTAAATTTCTTATTTTTTTTAGAATCTATTCTTCGTCAAGTTCTTCTTCTACTGCTACTTCTTCAACTTCTTCTTCTATTGTGTCGAATGCTTTTGCAACTTTTGAACCTGGATAGAATCCTATTTTGTCTTCGTCAGCTTTTTCAACTAAGTGTCCTGGTGCATTAATTTTTGTACCATCTACGGTAATATGACCATGTACTACAAATAGTCTTGCTTCTTTTGCTGTGTTACTTAATCCTTTTTTGTGTACAAGACTTTGTAATCTGCGTCTAAGTACATCTTCTACGTTAAGATCAAGAACTTCTTCAAGTTTTGCATTAGGTGAGATGAATCCAAATCTTACAAGGTGATCTAGTAATTCACGTTCTTGTTTTTCACGTTCATCAATGTCCATACCTAATATAATACGAGCATCTCTACGGTAGTTTTTAACTTTAGTTTCAGCTTTCCATATTTCTTTTTTGTTTTTTAATCCAT is a genomic window containing:
- a CDS encoding 50S ribosomal protein L18e translates to MKLSKTNPNTVNLIKSLTKQSSAQDAPIWKAVANELKRANRKTKQVNVYHIDKNTDADDTILVPTKVLGEGNITHNVTVAAFKFSKEAEDKITAAGGKCLAIDELMAENPKGSNVKIIK
- a CDS encoding DNA-directed RNA polymerase subunit D — encoded protein: MNIKIRKKDDEKAVFVVDGVDDTFINTIRRICLVEIPTLAIEDVNIYKNDAKMFDEVLAHRLGLIPIVTKMDSYNLPDECDCESGCSKCSVSFLLKEKGPKIVYSKDLKSDDPDVKPVYDTIPIVRLRDGEEVELEAIAQLGLGKEHAKWQATTTCGYKYYPKITIDESKLTDLEEYVEECPRNVLAIENDELVVVDIENCSTCRTCQRLSAKDDNAIQVDFEENKYIFKIETDGSLTPLEVLTIACDILSEKADNIINFMNEEE
- a CDS encoding 30S ribosomal protein S11 encodes the protein MAEKEKWGVAHVYSSFNNTIITVTDITGAETITQWSGGKVVRSDRQESSPFAAMEAANRVADDIKEKGIAGLHIKVRASGGNGPRTPGPGAQATIRALARAGIKIGKIEDVTPIPHDGTGRPGGKRGRRP
- a CDS encoding 30S ribosomal protein S4, producing MGSPKKPRKQYDTPSHPWNAERIKEENRLASKYGLKNKKEIWKAETKVKNYRRDARIILGMDIDEREKQERELLDHLVRFGFISPNAKLEEVLDLNVEDVLRRRLQSLVHKKGLSNTAKEARLFVVHGHITVDGTKINAPGHLVEKADEDKIGFYPGSKVAKAFDTIEEEVEEVAVEEELDEE